In one window of Heterodontus francisci isolate sHetFra1 unplaced genomic scaffold, sHetFra1.hap1 HAP1_SCAFFOLD_865, whole genome shotgun sequence DNA:
- the LOC137366512 gene encoding WD repeat-containing protein 46-like — translation MLVPGAGEANFDALECNPYRSKKQRQEWEVKALLEKIQPELINLDPTKLGQVDIITMDQKHTERVQRLGYDPAEKEKFEPKRKMKGRSSAKNVEKRKRKVAFEEQRKLIRQSIEDKAKAQKEQKVKETVAARQNTTLDRFKK, via the exons GTGCCGGTGAGGCAAACTTCGACGCCCTGGAATGCAACCCTTACCGGAGCAAGAAACAGAGACAGGAATGGGAGGTGAAGGCTCTCCTGGAGAAG ATTCAGCCTGAGCTGATTAACCTGGACCCAACCAAACTGGGGCAGGTAGACATCATCACCATGGACCAGAAACACACAGAGCGAGTTCAGCGTCTG GGTTATGATCCTGCGGAAAAGGAGAAGTTTGAGCCCAAGCGCAAAATGAAGGGGCGAAGCTCGGCAAAGAACGTGGAAAAACGGAAAAGGAAGGTTGCCTTTGAGGAGCAGAGG AAATTAATCCGACAGAGCATTGAGGACAAAGCGAAGGCCCAGAAAGaacagaaagtgaaagagacagTAGCTGCACGTCAGAACACAACCTTAGACCGTTTCAAGAAATAA